A window of the Leptospira brenneri genome harbors these coding sequences:
- a CDS encoding DUF2804 domain-containing protein gives MPEIKKQIPLLNSNGTLTEEGWARSPFWTYNRESIAASALRIKEWDYYSILSPTKEFGITITASDLGYAGLFAICFLDFKKGTFKQIDTLSVLPLGKTGFPRVSNSGVIQFEDKKLRIRFEVTEGKRVLEFESKTFEAPDGTKGIQGKIELKEPKMDSMNIATSWKENRKAFYYNTKINCMPASGQVQVGSTIYQFDKQKDFGALDWGRGVWTYKNRWYWGSVSTLVGGKPFGLNLGYGFTDRSPASENIILYDGKIHKLDEVKFIIDTKNYMAPWKFTSNNNRLDLDFTPIVDRNSYMNFLIIKTVQHQVFGTFNGTVVLDDGKKLKLENILGFAEDVLNHY, from the coding sequence ATGCCTGAAATTAAAAAACAAATCCCTTTACTAAATTCTAATGGAACCCTTACCGAAGAGGGTTGGGCTCGATCTCCTTTTTGGACTTATAATCGCGAAAGTATTGCTGCCTCTGCTCTACGAATTAAAGAATGGGACTACTATTCGATTCTTTCTCCTACAAAAGAATTTGGAATTACTATAACTGCATCTGATTTAGGTTATGCGGGATTGTTTGCCATTTGTTTTTTGGACTTTAAAAAAGGAACATTCAAACAAATTGATACACTTTCAGTTCTCCCTCTAGGTAAAACAGGATTTCCTCGAGTGAGTAATAGCGGTGTCATTCAATTTGAAGATAAAAAACTCCGAATTCGATTTGAAGTCACTGAGGGAAAACGAGTTTTAGAGTTTGAATCAAAAACCTTTGAGGCACCGGATGGAACCAAAGGCATCCAAGGAAAAATTGAACTTAAGGAACCCAAGATGGATTCAATGAATATTGCAACTTCTTGGAAAGAAAATAGAAAGGCATTTTATTATAATACTAAAATCAATTGTATGCCTGCTTCGGGCCAAGTGCAAGTAGGTAGTACCATTTATCAATTTGATAAACAAAAGGATTTTGGTGCACTCGATTGGGGTCGTGGTGTATGGACTTATAAAAACAGATGGTATTGGGGTTCTGTATCTACTTTGGTCGGAGGAAAACCATTCGGCCTAAATTTAGGTTATGGATTTACAGATAGAAGCCCAGCTTCAGAAAACATCATTCTTTATGATGGAAAAATTCATAAGTTAGATGAAGTGAAATTTATCATCGATACCAAAAACTATATGGCACCATGGAAATTTACATCCAACAACAATCGTTTGGATTTAGATTTTACTCCCATTGTCGATAGAAATTCATATATGAATTTTTTAATCATCAAAACAGTACAACACCAAGTGTTTGGAACTTTTAATGGAACAGTGGTGTTAGACGATGGGAAAAAACTAAAACTCGAAAACATCCTCGGGTTTGCCGAAGATGTCTTGAATCATTACTAA
- a CDS encoding GMC oxidoreductase, giving the protein MSQSIPKEQNYDYDFIIVGSGFGGSVSAYRLSQKGYKVLVIESGKRWKSKDFPKTNWSLHKYLWMPKLGFYGIQRINLLNDFLLVSGAGVGGGSLVYACTLYVPSSKVLNSSLYSKMGGEKALLPYYDVAKHMLGVTENPQLWEPDQILLETAKTFGKEDTFRRTPVGIYFGNKKDPKDPFFGGDGPDREPCNFCGGCMVGCRHNAKNTLDKNYLYLAEKLGAEILPETKVTSLIPLNEKGIPDPEASGEFGYELETNSTTGWFGYPKRKFRSKQVVLSAGVMGTVGLLLKMQFENKMIRLSEKLGDTVRTNSETVLPVTVPASKGVDYSKGIAITSSVHPDENTHIEPVRYSKGSDFFALLASVMTDGGGIFPRPLKFFWTMVRHPLYFLKAHNPIGFAKNSIILLVMQTVDNSVRLVRKRRIIWPFQRTITSALSTGEPTPTYIPIANAFTRKLAEIVGGIPRSSFNDTLLGAPLTGHIMGGCIVADSPERGVIDMENKVFGYENLRVCDASMLTVNLGVNPSLTITALSERAMSFVPTKDKGRVPFLSFETKKGFDKILSSVPKKLSVKKSTSVRRRVS; this is encoded by the coding sequence ATGAGTCAATCCATTCCAAAAGAACAAAATTATGATTATGATTTTATTATAGTGGGATCCGGTTTTGGAGGATCTGTTTCTGCTTATCGTTTATCACAAAAAGGTTATAAAGTTTTAGTAATTGAATCAGGAAAAAGATGGAAGTCCAAGGACTTTCCTAAAACCAATTGGAGTCTTCATAAGTATTTATGGATGCCAAAGTTAGGTTTTTATGGAATCCAAAGAATCAATTTACTGAACGATTTTTTACTTGTGAGTGGTGCAGGTGTGGGTGGTGGTTCTTTAGTTTATGCTTGTACATTGTATGTCCCATCTTCTAAAGTATTAAACTCTTCCTTATATTCCAAAATGGGAGGGGAAAAAGCATTATTACCATATTATGATGTTGCAAAGCATATGCTTGGTGTGACAGAAAATCCCCAACTGTGGGAGCCTGATCAGATTTTATTAGAAACGGCCAAAACATTTGGTAAAGAAGATACATTCCGAAGGACACCTGTGGGAATTTATTTTGGAAACAAAAAAGATCCGAAGGATCCGTTCTTTGGTGGTGATGGTCCAGACCGTGAACCTTGTAATTTTTGTGGAGGTTGTATGGTGGGTTGTCGTCACAATGCCAAAAACACTTTGGACAAAAACTATTTATACTTAGCAGAAAAGTTGGGAGCAGAAATCCTCCCTGAAACGAAAGTCACTTCTCTCATTCCTTTAAATGAAAAAGGAATCCCTGATCCAGAGGCCAGTGGCGAATTTGGATATGAATTAGAAACAAATAGTACAACAGGATGGTTCGGATATCCAAAAAGAAAATTTCGTTCAAAACAAGTTGTTCTATCTGCTGGTGTGATGGGAACGGTTGGTCTTCTTCTCAAAATGCAATTTGAAAACAAAATGATTCGATTGTCAGAAAAGTTAGGTGATACAGTCCGAACTAATAGCGAAACAGTATTACCGGTTACGGTTCCCGCAAGTAAAGGAGTGGATTATTCAAAAGGCATTGCCATCACATCCTCTGTTCATCCCGATGAAAACACCCATATTGAACCTGTGCGTTATTCAAAAGGATCAGACTTTTTTGCTCTCCTCGCTAGTGTCATGACTGATGGAGGAGGAATCTTTCCAAGACCTCTTAAATTTTTTTGGACTATGGTTCGTCATCCTTTGTATTTTTTAAAGGCCCACAACCCAATTGGTTTTGCAAAAAACTCTATTATCTTACTTGTGATGCAAACTGTTGATAATAGCGTACGACTTGTACGGAAAAGAAGAATCATTTGGCCTTTTCAAAGAACCATTACCTCTGCACTTTCGACAGGCGAACCAACACCAACCTATATTCCGATTGCCAACGCCTTTACAAGAAAACTTGCGGAAATTGTAGGTGGAATTCCCCGTAGTTCCTTTAATGACACTCTTCTTGGTGCTCCTTTGACAGGTCATATCATGGGTGGTTGCATTGTGGCAGACTCACCGGAACGCGGGGTGATTGATATGGAAAACAAAGTCTTTGGGTATGAGAACCTACGTGTTTGTGATGCATCCATGCTCACCGTCAACTTAGGGGTCAATCCAAGTTTAACCATCACAGCACTTTCGGAACGAGCCATGAGCTTTGTTCCTACCAAAGATAAGGGAAGAGTCCCATTTTTGTCTTTTGAAACTAAGAAAGGTTTTGATAAAATCCTTAGTTCTGTTCCTAAAAAACTTTCCGTTAAAAAATCGACTTCTGTGAGGAGGCGCGTATCATAA
- a CDS encoding ankyrin repeat domain-containing protein produces the protein MSLIDVAKSGSIEEWNAEINAGADPNELDSYGTNALSWMLKMGNEDLFRHAIQEGADPSFPYRTPGNVIFDIIDQNKESFLQILVETISIWKNSSHQLVRDKNGNTLFHKALLESAEPLWEVLNDSLTEEIVSLRNEEGRSLFLEAIIEDRLEIVTKLLLQFPNSIKHIDHEEKTALHLVAERNLYELCSYLLEEGDVSLETKDSFGNTALFLAASADAVECLKDILDAGANPFIWGENEESITRLFDREKFGHSFKTWKDFVIQKAILGAGYSRREEMINYIRKEKPFKPEELTKAKLVDLI, from the coding sequence ATGAGTTTGATTGACGTTGCCAAATCAGGAAGTATCGAAGAATGGAATGCGGAAATTAATGCGGGTGCTGATCCCAATGAATTAGATTCTTATGGAACCAATGCCCTCTCTTGGATGCTTAAGATGGGAAACGAGGATTTGTTTCGGCATGCCATTCAAGAAGGAGCCGATCCTTCTTTTCCTTACCGAACTCCAGGAAATGTTATTTTTGACATCATTGATCAAAATAAAGAGTCTTTTTTACAGATCCTTGTAGAAACAATTTCTATTTGGAAAAATTCATCTCATCAACTGGTAAGAGACAAAAATGGAAACACTCTCTTTCATAAGGCTCTCCTTGAATCTGCAGAACCTCTCTGGGAAGTTTTGAATGACTCTTTAACGGAAGAGATTGTTTCTTTACGAAATGAAGAAGGCAGGTCTTTATTTTTAGAAGCGATTATCGAAGACCGATTAGAGATTGTCACTAAACTTTTGCTCCAGTTTCCAAATTCCATCAAACATATAGATCATGAAGAAAAAACAGCACTTCATTTGGTAGCAGAAAGAAACTTATATGAGCTTTGTTCTTACTTACTCGAAGAAGGAGATGTTTCTTTAGAAACAAAAGATAGTTTTGGTAACACTGCTTTATTTTTAGCTGCCTCTGCTGATGCTGTTGAATGTTTGAAAGACATTTTGGATGCGGGAGCCAATCCTTTTATTTGGGGAGAAAACGAGGAATCAATCACAAGGTTATTTGACCGTGAAAAGTTTGGTCATTCTTTCAAAACCTGGAAAGACTTCGTGATTCAAAAGGCAATTCTCGGCGCTGGATATTCACGCCGAGAGGAAATGATAAATTACATTCGAAAGGAAAAACCGTTCAAACCAGAAGAACTCACCAAGGCAAAGTTAGTTGATTTGATCTAG